From Mucilaginibacter rubeus, a single genomic window includes:
- a CDS encoding transmembrane 220 family protein has product MKIFNIVWIVLFIIFAGLQYNDPDPYLWMPIYLYCAWFCYLAAKKEFYPIGYAVGIAVFTGYAIYKIFDNNGLVDWFEYHHAESLVQTMKAEKPWVEEVREFFGLVICIAVLGANWVYAVKERKKVPVKKGKR; this is encoded by the coding sequence ATGAAAATCTTCAACATTGTATGGATTGTACTTTTTATCATCTTCGCGGGTTTACAGTATAATGATCCCGACCCATACCTTTGGATGCCTATTTATTTGTATTGTGCCTGGTTCTGCTACCTTGCGGCAAAAAAAGAATTTTATCCAATTGGGTACGCGGTAGGTATCGCTGTTTTTACAGGCTACGCCATCTATAAAATATTTGACAATAATGGCCTGGTAGACTGGTTTGAATACCACCATGCCGAAAGCCTTGTACAAACCATGAAAGCCGAAAAGCCATGGGTTGAAGAAGTACGTGAGTTTTTTGGATTGGTGATATGTATAGCGGTACTGGGAGCCAATTGGGTTTACGCGGTGAAAGAGCGTAAAAAAGTGCCGGTTAAAAAGGGGAAAAGGTAA
- a CDS encoding transglutaminase-like domain-containing protein, translating into MKFDVFSQMEYVVRSPGTLILNIHALRSPNQTILSEEFSLEPYIKFEELQTLQGESRLVRFDVSADTPDIKVTYKAVVDNCYEVADFSELQETHVSELPSPVLPYLNPSRYCQSDKLYRLAHNMFGHITNPFEQVVELTNWIHKNVQYLSGSTNSQTSAFDTVTEQAGVCRDFAHLGIALCRALTIPARYFTGYAYHLKPADFHACFEAYLGGKWILFDATRLVPLNGLVKIATGHDAADSAIANIFGDVTFTTMQVSCELAEDGFEPFYYVDGEFKGLSYL; encoded by the coding sequence ATGAAATTCGATGTGTTTTCCCAAATGGAATATGTGGTGCGGTCGCCCGGCACATTGATTTTAAACATACATGCATTACGCAGCCCCAATCAAACCATACTAAGCGAAGAATTTAGCTTAGAGCCGTACATTAAGTTTGAAGAACTGCAAACGCTGCAGGGCGAAAGCCGTTTAGTGCGCTTTGATGTGAGTGCCGATACGCCTGATATTAAAGTCACTTACAAGGCTGTAGTTGATAATTGTTATGAAGTAGCCGATTTCAGTGAGCTACAGGAAACCCACGTTTCGGAATTGCCTTCGCCGGTGTTGCCTTATCTTAACCCGAGCCGCTATTGCCAGTCGGACAAGTTATATCGTCTTGCCCATAATATGTTTGGGCATATAACCAACCCTTTTGAGCAAGTAGTTGAATTAACCAACTGGATCCATAAAAACGTGCAGTACTTAAGTGGTTCAACCAATTCGCAAACATCCGCTTTTGATACGGTAACTGAACAGGCAGGTGTTTGCAGGGACTTCGCGCATTTAGGTATAGCTCTTTGCCGGGCCTTAACTATTCCGGCAAGATATTTTACTGGTTATGCCTATCACCTTAAACCGGCTGATTTTCATGCCTGCTTTGAGGCATACCTTGGTGGAAAATGGATTCTGTTTGATGCTACACGACTGGTACCATTAAACGGCCTGGTCAAAATAGCCACCGGTCATGATGCCGCCGACTCGGCCATAGCCAACATTTTTGGCGACGTTACCTTTACAACCATGCAGGTAAGCTGCGAGCTTGCCGAAGACGGCTTTGAACCATTTTATTATGTTGATGGTGAGTTTAAGGGATTGTCGTATTTGTAA
- a CDS encoding peptidase, which yields MTYCLGIKVKEGLLAIADTRITSGTDTTVKKKITIEQKDHFSLFIMTSGLRSVRDKAVIYFNELLETAEFNKMYKAVNAFGEQVKRAAQEDKESLDASGLRFDLNTIIGGQLRDDDEHKLFLLYPEGNWVELGQGAPYVVIGNSGHGKAILNRILDENSSLKLALKTGFLSFDSTRVSSNNVDFPIDVAVYKKDSFNIVEQRYNKQDLEHISTQWAEELKLALDHISEDWMDATFNKLEEIKTES from the coding sequence ATGACTTATTGCCTGGGAATTAAAGTTAAAGAGGGGTTGTTGGCCATTGCCGACACCCGCATAACTTCGGGGACTGATACTACTGTAAAAAAGAAGATCACAATAGAACAAAAAGATCACTTCTCGCTGTTTATCATGACCAGTGGCTTGCGTTCGGTGCGCGATAAGGCAGTGATCTATTTCAATGAACTACTGGAAACAGCCGAGTTCAACAAAATGTACAAAGCCGTGAATGCTTTTGGCGAGCAGGTGAAACGTGCCGCCCAGGAAGATAAGGAATCGCTTGATGCCTCTGGCTTACGGTTTGACCTGAATACCATCATAGGCGGACAATTACGCGATGACGATGAGCACAAGCTGTTTTTGCTTTATCCCGAAGGTAACTGGGTTGAGTTGGGACAAGGTGCGCCTTATGTGGTTATCGGTAATTCGGGCCATGGCAAGGCTATCCTAAACCGGATTCTTGATGAAAACTCGAGCCTGAAATTGGCGTTGAAAACAGGTTTTCTTTCGTTCGATTCAACAAGGGTAAGCTCAAATAATGTTGATTTCCCTATAGATGTTGCTGTTTATAAAAAGGATAGCTTTAATATTGTTGAGCAACGTTATAACAAGCAAGATCTGGAACACATCTCCACCCAATGGGCCGAAGAACTGAAACTTGCCCTCGACCATATATCGGAAGACTGGATGGACGCGACATTTAACAAATTAGAAGAAATAAAAACAGAAAGCTGA
- a CDS encoding nucleoside hydrolase, whose amino-acid sequence MNLRSASLTLLLFFTLSFSKAQKHNPIPVIFDTDIAGDYDDVGAMALLHAFADKGEAKILATISCNAFETTAPTISVINTYFGRPDIPIGIVKKDKPNKDCAQRWAQAIIAGYPHKIKSNSQAVEAVSLYRKILASQADGSVTVISVGFFTNLADLLRSGADKYSELTGVQLVKQKVKNLVSMATGIGADGKTFSEYNVNVDAASAQEVFKNWPTPITLSGFEIGEKILTGIKLTHNYSIQNSPIKDAFQIALDRDKNTIGRNSWDETAVLTAIRGPKPYFAYRKLNMEIKDDGTDVVIPGERFLYLQFAMEPGAIAKDIEQLMMHQPLKKAKR is encoded by the coding sequence ATGAACCTTAGATCAGCATCCCTCACCTTGCTATTATTTTTTACGTTGAGCTTTTCCAAAGCGCAAAAACACAATCCTATCCCTGTTATTTTTGATACTGATATTGCCGGCGATTATGACGATGTAGGCGCGATGGCGTTGTTACATGCCTTTGCCGATAAAGGCGAAGCAAAAATATTGGCTACCATATCATGTAATGCTTTTGAAACTACTGCGCCAACCATCAGCGTGATCAATACTTATTTTGGCAGGCCCGATATCCCGATAGGGATTGTAAAAAAAGATAAACCCAATAAAGACTGTGCGCAACGCTGGGCACAAGCTATCATAGCAGGATATCCGCATAAAATTAAATCAAACAGCCAGGCAGTTGAGGCGGTGTCGCTTTACCGCAAAATACTGGCAAGCCAGGCCGATGGCAGTGTGACCGTTATTTCGGTTGGCTTTTTTACCAACCTGGCCGATCTGCTTCGTTCAGGAGCTGATAAATACAGCGAGTTAACAGGAGTGCAACTGGTAAAACAGAAAGTGAAAAACCTGGTATCCATGGCTACCGGCATAGGTGCTGATGGTAAAACTTTCAGCGAGTACAACGTAAATGTAGATGCAGCTTCGGCGCAGGAAGTATTTAAAAACTGGCCTACACCGATAACCTTAAGCGGTTTTGAAATAGGCGAAAAGATCCTGACGGGAATTAAGCTCACCCATAACTATTCGATACAAAACAGCCCGATAAAGGATGCCTTTCAGATTGCGCTGGACAGGGATAAAAATACAATAGGCCGTAACAGTTGGGATGAAACAGCCGTGCTAACTGCCATCAGAGGGCCTAAGCCATATTTTGCGTACCGAAAGCTTAATATGGAGATAAAGGATGATGGTACCGACGTGGTAATACCCGGCGAACGATTTTTATACCTTCAGTTTGCTATGGAACCGGGAGCTATTGCAAAAGATATTGAACAACTGATGATGCATCAGCCTTTAAAAAAGGCCAAACGGTAG
- a CDS encoding YdcF family protein, translating to MFFIFSKVLSFIMNLLLWVFAFLLIALFSKNVKRKRKFLLIGIIALYIFSNPLVINFVSWCWDIREINVPADKKYTCAIVLGGFSSDDGNGGGFFNGAADRFIQGVRLQRTGQVSHILVTGGNGLLMPSAFREGDWTREQLKEMQVPDSCILSESKSRNTIENAAFSKVVLQQHKLKGPYLLVTSAFHMRRSMMIFKKQGVDVIAYPCNFSSRRFAVSFDDFLPNAGALAGWGTYIKEAIGYVVTRYFK from the coding sequence ATGTTTTTTATATTTTCAAAAGTGCTTTCATTTATAATGAACCTGCTTTTATGGGTATTCGCATTTTTACTGATAGCCCTTTTTTCAAAGAACGTAAAACGTAAACGGAAATTTTTGCTTATCGGTATTATCGCACTTTATATTTTCTCCAACCCACTGGTAATTAACTTTGTAAGCTGGTGCTGGGATATCAGGGAAATAAATGTACCGGCAGACAAAAAATATACTTGTGCAATTGTGCTGGGTGGTTTCAGCTCGGATGATGGCAATGGCGGGGGCTTTTTTAATGGTGCTGCCGATAGGTTTATCCAGGGCGTACGATTACAAAGAACCGGCCAGGTTAGTCATATTTTGGTAACAGGAGGAAACGGTCTTTTGATGCCATCAGCATTTAGGGAGGGCGATTGGACAAGAGAGCAACTCAAGGAAATGCAGGTACCCGACAGTTGTATACTCAGCGAATCCAAATCGCGTAACACCATCGAGAATGCTGCATTTTCAAAGGTAGTACTGCAACAGCACAAACTTAAAGGCCCATATCTGTTGGTTACCTCGGCATTTCACATGCGCCGCTCCATGATGATATTTAAAAAGCAGGGGGTTGATGTTATAGCGTACCCATGCAATTTTTCAAGCCGGAGATTTGCCGTATCATTCGATGACTTCCTGCCCAATGCCGGCGCCCTGGCCGGTTGGGGAACGTACATAAAAGAAGCCATCGGCTACGTAGTAACTCGCTATTTTAAATGA
- a CDS encoding arylesterase, which yields MHNILFFGDSLTAGYGLKDVKNESLPALIQQRIDAGGLAYHTINGGLSGDTTSGGLYRLDYWINRPVAVFVLELGINDIIRGIPPQTTAHNLQTIIDRVKQRHPHVKIALMGMEIPAFIPGAFAAQFKAIFRKLSETNHTAFVPFYLQDVAGIAHLNLPDRLHPNAEGYKIIADNVWPVIKKLL from the coding sequence ATGCACAATATATTATTCTTTGGCGATAGCCTTACGGCAGGCTATGGCCTTAAAGATGTAAAGAATGAATCATTACCCGCACTAATCCAGCAAAGAATTGATGCCGGTGGTTTGGCCTATCATACAATTAACGGTGGGCTCAGCGGTGATACTACTTCAGGTGGCCTGTACAGGCTTGATTACTGGATAAACCGGCCTGTAGCTGTATTTGTGTTGGAACTGGGTATTAATGATATCATAAGGGGAATCCCGCCCCAAACTACAGCGCATAACCTGCAAACCATAATTGACAGGGTTAAACAAAGGCATCCTCACGTTAAGATAGCCTTAATGGGTATGGAAATTCCTGCTTTTATTCCCGGTGCATTTGCTGCACAGTTTAAAGCCATTTTCCGGAAGCTTTCAGAAACAAATCATACAGCGTTTGTCCCGTTTTATTTACAGGATGTTGCCGGTATTGCCCATCTTAACCTGCCCGATAGGCTTCATCCCAATGCCGAAGGCTATAAGATTATAGCCGATAACGTTTGGCCGGTGATAAAAAAGTTGCTGTAA
- a CDS encoding sterol desaturase family protein yields MDFLKAIYDQITGFFGLGGLYDIVKSGDYGKLLTYDGITALLGPMLPVLLVFEIIRGAFYKKFKVIHYKISFWTYVLNAFIGSVLSIAMVGFCIGFFSRFAVLKTTFTWYWFIYGYIVWEFAHFWYHYLAHKVRILWCLHSTHHAPESMNLSVTFAHFFLEAPYADLIRTSICILLGVNPPMLFVIMFIDGFWGSMIHIGENLIQDGRLGFLNNIVLTPSHHRVHHARNPLYMDTNFCNLLPIWDKVFGTFQNEDRKIPIEYGISRPMIKNSFLDAYFGEIIALAKDVRKAPGIKNKFLYIIMPPGWSHTGDHKMTTVVKKAYFESLEPKDHQQEKKTVEQGKKEEVV; encoded by the coding sequence ATGGATTTTTTAAAAGCGATATACGATCAGATTACAGGATTTTTTGGCTTAGGCGGATTATACGACATCGTCAAATCTGGCGATTACGGTAAGCTGCTCACCTATGACGGCATTACAGCCTTATTAGGCCCCATGCTGCCTGTACTTCTGGTATTCGAGATCATCAGGGGGGCTTTTTATAAAAAATTCAAGGTAATCCATTACAAAATCTCATTCTGGACATACGTACTCAATGCTTTTATAGGCAGCGTGCTATCCATAGCCATGGTAGGCTTCTGTATCGGCTTTTTTTCAAGGTTTGCCGTTCTTAAAACCACGTTTACCTGGTACTGGTTCATTTACGGTTATATCGTGTGGGAATTCGCGCATTTCTGGTACCATTATCTTGCACATAAAGTAAGGATTTTATGGTGCCTGCATTCAACTCATCATGCGCCCGAAAGCATGAACCTTTCGGTTACCTTCGCGCACTTTTTCCTTGAAGCTCCTTATGCTGATCTCATCCGTACCAGCATTTGCATTTTACTGGGCGTAAACCCGCCAATGCTGTTTGTGATTATGTTTATAGATGGTTTCTGGGGATCAATGATCCATATCGGCGAAAACCTTATTCAAGACGGTCGCCTTGGCTTTTTGAATAACATTGTTCTTACACCTTCGCACCACAGGGTACACCATGCGCGCAACCCATTATACATGGATACCAATTTTTGCAACCTGCTGCCTATATGGGACAAAGTATTCGGTACTTTCCAAAATGAAGACCGCAAAATCCCGATTGAATATGGCATCAGCCGCCCTATGATTAAAAACAGCTTTTTAGATGCCTACTTTGGCGAGATCATAGCGCTGGCTAAAGATGTGCGCAAGGCCCCGGGTATCAAAAACAAGTTCCTGTATATTATTATGCCTCCCGGCTGGAGCCATACCGGCGATCATAAAATGACAACTGTGGTTAAAAAGGCCTACTTTGAATCGCTTGAGCCAAAAGACCATCAACAGGAAAAGAAAACTGTAGAGCAGGGTAAAAAGGAAGAAGTGGTATAA
- a CDS encoding ABC transporter permease, whose product MNLDDHVWNLASKKLAREASDGELRELNALLAENPELHSQLKLMSKWWDEGEEKPENNSSALFGRIQAKIKDIEGSISPEPVVGERSPAKGTQRKPANHNSNRELKPYSPFFNRTAMIKNYLKVALRQLRKQKMYTAIKIGGFAFSIAACLLIALYIRDELSFDRSYPNASNIYRLIADYHDGGSREKGVDWPSVMGKVIKQDFPEVEKSGRLMPNSLFWGAGSNELKRADQADNTHEEGFAYADQGLIDILNVPMVYGDPKHALTEPLSIVISKSKADKYFPGQNPVGKVIYLNNNKTKPFKISAVMQDMPNNSHLHEFKFLLTLAGVEFWNGEQATWDANNYHIYMALKPGTNIAQFEKKVSANILKNYYVPNMIKNGDKRASRVMDIFSMKVQNIQDINLLSYDIHDGMSHGDMRFIWLFGAVAGFILVIACINFINLSTAKSANRAKEVGLRKVVGSQRAGLIRQFLTESLLYSFFSFVLGLILAWVMLPYFNILASKSLHMPWAQWWLVPVILVSAFLIGIVAGIYPAFYLSGFKPADVLKGKLSTGSKSSGLRNVLVVFQFTTSIILIISTVVIYNQMQFILNKKVGFEKDQVVMIQGTNTLDNQVKAFKNELVKLPTVKSASISDFLPVSGTKRNGNQFFNDGKQKTEAGVGGQFWDVDHDYLKTLGIKLVAGRDFNPDMKTDSQAVIINQTMASKLGLKNPIGKKIVNYGAGRTIIGVVQDFNFESMRDGIEPMVLHLEASESIVSVKIKAGDVKNALAQITTTWKQFAPNQPIRYTFMDERFASMYADVQRMGRIFTSFAVLAIIIACLGLFALAAFMAEQRSKEIGIRKVLGATIGNITTMLSMNFVKLVFIAIVIATPIAYYAMTQWLQDFTYRVELKWWMFALAGVAAIMIALATVSYQSIKAALTNPVKSLKTE is encoded by the coding sequence ATGAACTTAGATGACCACGTTTGGAACCTGGCTTCAAAGAAGTTGGCCCGCGAAGCTTCGGATGGGGAGCTGCGCGAGCTGAACGCTTTATTGGCCGAAAATCCCGAACTGCATAGTCAGCTAAAATTAATGTCTAAATGGTGGGATGAAGGAGAAGAAAAGCCTGAAAATAATAGCTCAGCTTTATTTGGCAGGATCCAGGCAAAGATCAAAGATATTGAAGGGAGTATCTCGCCTGAACCTGTAGTTGGAGAGCGATCCCCGGCTAAAGGGACGCAGCGCAAACCAGCTAATCATAACAGCAATAGGGAATTAAAACCATATAGTCCGTTTTTTAACCGTACAGCCATGATCAAAAATTACCTGAAAGTAGCTCTCAGACAGTTGCGTAAACAAAAGATGTATACCGCTATTAAAATTGGTGGCTTTGCGTTTAGCATTGCAGCCTGTCTTTTAATAGCCCTGTACATTCGTGACGAGCTGAGCTTTGACAGAAGCTATCCTAACGCCAGTAATATTTATCGTTTAATTGCCGATTACCACGATGGCGGCTCGCGTGAAAAAGGTGTCGACTGGCCTTCGGTTATGGGGAAGGTGATCAAGCAGGATTTTCCGGAAGTGGAGAAATCGGGTCGGCTGATGCCTAATTCGCTTTTTTGGGGTGCCGGCAGCAATGAACTAAAACGTGCAGATCAGGCTGATAACACCCATGAAGAAGGTTTTGCCTATGCCGATCAGGGTTTGATTGACATTTTGAATGTGCCCATGGTTTATGGCGATCCTAAACACGCGCTGACCGAACCTTTGAGTATCGTTATCTCAAAAAGCAAGGCCGATAAATACTTTCCCGGCCAAAACCCGGTAGGGAAGGTGATCTACCTGAATAATAACAAAACCAAGCCTTTTAAAATATCGGCAGTAATGCAGGATATGCCAAATAACTCGCACCTGCACGAGTTTAAGTTTTTGCTAACTCTTGCCGGAGTTGAGTTCTGGAATGGTGAGCAGGCCACCTGGGACGCCAATAACTACCATATTTATATGGCGCTGAAGCCCGGTACCAATATAGCGCAGTTTGAAAAAAAGGTGAGCGCCAATATTCTTAAAAACTACTATGTGCCCAACATGATTAAAAACGGCGATAAGCGGGCAAGCCGGGTAATGGATATTTTTAGCATGAAAGTGCAGAATATCCAGGATATCAACCTGCTCTCTTATGATATTCATGATGGTATGTCGCATGGGGATATGAGGTTTATCTGGTTGTTTGGCGCGGTAGCTGGCTTTATTTTGGTCATTGCCTGTATCAACTTTATTAACCTTTCAACCGCTAAGTCGGCCAACAGGGCCAAAGAGGTTGGTTTGCGCAAAGTTGTTGGTTCGCAACGGGCTGGTTTGATCAGGCAGTTCCTTACCGAGTCATTACTCTATAGTTTTTTCTCTTTTGTTTTAGGCTTGATACTGGCCTGGGTTATGTTGCCTTACTTTAATATTCTGGCATCCAAATCGCTGCATATGCCATGGGCACAATGGTGGCTGGTTCCAGTGATATTAGTTTCGGCTTTCCTGATTGGTATTGTGGCCGGCATTTATCCCGCGTTTTACCTGTCGGGCTTTAAACCAGCTGATGTGCTGAAAGGCAAACTAAGCACCGGTAGCAAAAGCTCGGGCCTCAGGAACGTGCTGGTAGTTTTTCAGTTTACAACATCTATTATACTCATCATCAGCACGGTGGTTATTTATAACCAGATGCAGTTTATCCTTAATAAAAAGGTAGGCTTTGAAAAAGACCAGGTAGTGATGATCCAGGGCACCAACACACTTGATAACCAGGTGAAGGCATTCAAGAATGAGCTTGTAAAGCTGCCTACGGTTAAAAGTGCTTCCATCAGTGATTTCTTGCCGGTATCAGGTACCAAGCGTAATGGCAACCAGTTTTTTAATGATGGCAAGCAAAAAACGGAAGCCGGTGTTGGCGGGCAGTTTTGGGATGTTGATCATGATTACCTGAAAACTTTAGGTATTAAACTGGTGGCAGGCCGTGACTTTAACCCTGATATGAAAACCGATTCGCAGGCGGTAATCATTAATCAGACTATGGCCAGTAAACTGGGGCTCAAAAATCCGATAGGTAAAAAGATTGTAAACTATGGTGCCGGCAGAACTATTATTGGGGTGGTTCAGGACTTTAATTTTGAATCCATGCGTGATGGCATAGAGCCCATGGTGCTGCACCTGGAAGCCAGCGAATCAATAGTATCTGTAAAAATAAAAGCAGGAGATGTAAAGAACGCCCTCGCGCAGATCACAACTACCTGGAAGCAGTTTGCTCCTAACCAACCAATCCGCTATACTTTTATGGATGAGCGATTTGCCAGTATGTATGCCGATGTTCAGCGCATGGGGCGAATTTTTACAAGCTTCGCGGTATTGGCAATCATCATAGCTTGTCTTGGCCTGTTTGCCTTAGCAGCCTTTATGGCCGAGCAGCGTAGCAAGGAAATAGGGATCCGTAAAGTGTTGGGCGCTACCATAGGGAACATCACCACCATGTTATCCATGAATTTTGTGAAACTGGTATTTATTGCCATTGTAATAGCAACACCGATAGCCTATTACGCCATGACACAATGGCTACAGGATTTTACCTACCGGGTAGAGCTGAAGTGGTGGATGTTTGCTCTTGCAGGCGTAGCTGCTATCATGATAGCGCTGGCCACGGTAAGTTACCAAAGCATAAAAGCCGCGTTAACGAACCCGGTAAAGAGTTTGAAAACGGAGTAG
- a CDS encoding FtsX-like permease family protein, with translation MIKSYLKTAWRFLLKNKTFSLINIVGLATGTLCCLYILLYVQDQYSYDKQHKDVKDIYRVTTALELTGDKHNSATSSPPITPAMKNEFGEVLQYTRLVTTEGFGAKQHLLRYKEKSFYQQNAAYVDSTFFDVFNFHFVAGNANKVLSEPYTIVLQKPVADKLFGSENAVGKMISIDNSFGKHDFKVTGVVDESAGQSHIKVSMFMAMNSGGLGQYVRQNTAWAGNNFLYAYVKLRPDANAAALEKKLPDFLNKYGADQLKAIGMKKVLHLQPVTTIHTTPGHEHELTKTLDPAFLYIMILVAVLIQVVACINFMNLSTARASKRAKEVGVRKVIGAGQGDLMKQFLGESFMLTLIGVAIALPLLIVLLPFLNQVTHTDIHLSFFSNYKLWIMLVCMVVVTGFVAGSYPAFYLSAFKAIKVIKGNFTNHISAAGIRKSLVVFQFVLSIVLITGIIVIYSQLNFVKNKDLGFDQNQKLIFNFYTETTQGKMKNFANDLRQLAGVKTVSNADNYLSQFVPHDHGVYTAGGNMATATDAQNIVTDEFFAKANGIKIIAGRDFRIGDTTRVLINETLCKRLGIKPDAAPGTRLYTQYAPDPVTFVEVAGVMKDFNYNSLHMEVKPFMLVYRNDPRQFNVMVVSTSSKNYKSMLDKMEALWRKDIADAPFEYSFLDAEVQKQYESEVTLSQIINSFTLMAIVISCLGLFGLAAFSAEQRSKEIGVRKVLGASVTGIVQLLSKDFVKLVLIALVIATPIAWWGMSKWLQAFEYRVNISWWMFALAGVLALVIALITVSSQAIKAARMNPVKSLKAE, from the coding sequence ATGATAAAGAGTTATTTAAAAACAGCATGGCGGTTTTTGTTGAAAAACAAAACCTTTAGTTTAATTAATATAGTTGGGTTGGCTACGGGTACGCTTTGCTGCCTTTACATTTTGCTGTATGTGCAGGACCAGTATAGTTACGATAAGCAACATAAGGATGTTAAAGATATTTATCGCGTCACCACCGCGCTTGAACTAACCGGTGATAAACACAATAGCGCCACCAGTTCGCCGCCAATTACACCTGCCATGAAGAACGAGTTTGGTGAGGTATTGCAATATACCCGCCTGGTAACTACCGAGGGTTTTGGCGCTAAACAACACCTGCTGCGTTACAAGGAAAAATCATTTTATCAGCAAAACGCGGCATATGTTGATTCTACGTTTTTTGATGTGTTCAACTTCCATTTTGTAGCCGGCAACGCTAACAAAGTGTTATCTGAGCCTTATACCATCGTATTGCAGAAACCGGTTGCCGATAAACTTTTCGGCAGCGAAAACGCGGTAGGGAAAATGATCTCTATCGATAATTCATTCGGAAAGCATGATTTTAAGGTTACCGGGGTGGTAGATGAGAGTGCCGGCCAGTCGCACATCAAAGTAAGTATGTTCATGGCTATGAACAGCGGTGGCTTAGGCCAGTATGTAAGGCAAAATACTGCCTGGGCGGGCAATAACTTTTTGTACGCTTATGTGAAACTTCGCCCGGATGCCAATGCTGCCGCGCTTGAAAAAAAACTCCCCGACTTTTTAAATAAATACGGTGCCGACCAATTGAAAGCTATCGGTATGAAAAAGGTATTGCACTTGCAGCCGGTAACCACCATTCATACCACGCCCGGGCATGAGCATGAGCTTACCAAAACGCTTGATCCGGCATTTTTGTATATCATGATATTGGTAGCTGTGTTGATACAGGTAGTGGCCTGTATTAACTTCATGAACCTTTCAACCGCGCGCGCATCAAAACGGGCTAAGGAAGTTGGCGTGCGTAAGGTAATAGGTGCCGGCCAGGGCGATTTGATGAAACAATTTTTGGGCGAATCATTTATGCTCACACTAATTGGCGTGGCTATAGCCCTGCCATTGCTGATAGTACTGCTTCCGTTCTTAAATCAGGTAACCCATACCGATATTCACTTATCATTTTTTAGCAATTACAAGCTTTGGATAATGCTGGTATGTATGGTAGTGGTTACCGGCTTTGTGGCGGGCAGCTACCCGGCTTTTTACCTGTCTGCATTTAAAGCCATTAAAGTTATCAAGGGGAATTTTACCAATCATATTTCGGCAGCGGGCATTCGTAAATCATTGGTGGTATTCCAGTTTGTATTGTCGATAGTACTCATAACCGGCATTATTGTGATATATAGCCAACTTAACTTCGTGAAGAATAAAGATCTTGGCTTCGACCAGAACCAGAAGCTGATCTTTAATTTTTATACCGAAACCACCCAGGGCAAAATGAAAAATTTTGCAAACGATTTAAGGCAGCTGGCTGGGGTAAAAACCGTAAGCAATGCCGATAATTACCTGAGTCAGTTTGTACCTCACGACCATGGAGTTTATACCGCAGGGGGCAACATGGCTACTGCTACCGACGCACAAAATATTGTTACCGATGAATTTTTTGCCAAAGCAAACGGCATTAAAATAATTGCCGGCAGGGATTTTCGTATTGGCGATACTACCCGCGTACTTATCAATGAAACTTTATGCAAACGATTAGGAATAAAACCCGACGCTGCTCCGGGCACCCGACTTTATACCCAATATGCACCGGATCCGGTAACCTTTGTTGAGGTGGCCGGTGTAATGAAAGATTTTAATTACAACTCGCTGCATATGGAAGTAAAGCCATTCATGCTGGTTTACCGTAACGATCCGCGGCAGTTTAATGTAATGGTGGTATCAACCAGTAGCAAAAACTATAAATCGATGCTTGACAAAATGGAAGCCCTGTGGCGAAAAGACATTGCCGATGCGCCATTTGAATATTCGTTTTTAGATGCCGAAGTACAAAAGCAATATGAAAGTGAAGTTACCCTGTCGCAAATCATCAACTCCTTTACGCTGATGGCTATCGTGATTTCCTGCCTTGGTTTGTTTGGCCTGGCAGCATTCAGCGCCGAGCAGCGCAGCAAAGAGATTGGCGTACGTAAAGTGCTTGGCGCCAGCGTAACCGGCATTGTACAGCTGTTATCAAAAGATTTTGTAAAGCTGGTACTGATAGCACTTGTAATAGCCACGCCAATAGCCTGGTGGGGCATGAGTAAATGGCTTCAGGCCTTTGAGTACCGTGTGAATATTAGCTGGTGGATGTTTGCCCTTGCAGGCGTGTTGGCGTTGGTAATAGCCCTTATCACGGTAAGCTCACAAGCCATCAAAGCGGCAAGAATGAACCCGGTGAAGAGTTTAAAAGCGGAGTAG